A stretch of the Gossypium hirsutum isolate 1008001.06 chromosome D07, Gossypium_hirsutum_v2.1, whole genome shotgun sequence genome encodes the following:
- the LOC107954508 gene encoding uncharacterized protein, translated as MELNNKKLPSLIERAWALHDRLNHEIDDSISFCRYCSDHGRYCDIGQTPFLERKRLIAIRDSLNQVENTLLHLQKLQSWQLKDRQLALSRLEQTRSCLIKQVTQYEGRPLDVVKELSACFGNDHENRTSIDRDVEESVKKNEGESSRRRISGFLICCIRVLFRPWKWQNAVGIAVNLILISASLSSTIKFYHSKQQPYSNSQRKTIVSATYSKEKAAEKLDSLLTISKMPLDVFCGRG; from the exons ATGGAGTTGAATAACAAAAAACTGCCGAGTCTCATTGAGAGGGCATGGGCTTTGCACGACAGGTTGAACCATGAAATCGACGACAGTATCAGCTTCTGCAGGTATTGTTCAGACCATGGTCGCTATTGTGATATTGGGCAGACCCCATTTCTGGAAAGGAAGAGGTTGATTGCCATCAGAGATTCACTCAACCAAGTTGAGAACACGCTTTTGCATTTGCAG AAATTGCAGTCTTGGCAGCTGAAAGATAGGCAATTGGCCCTTAGTCGATTGGAGCAAACCAGATCATGTCTCATAAAACAAGTAACACAATATGAAGGAAGACCCCTGGATGTGGTGAAAGAGTTAAGTGCTTGCTTTGGCAATGATCATGAGAATAGAACCTCAATTGACAGGGATGTGGAGGAAAGTGTTAAGAAAAATGAAGGTGAAAGCTCGAGGAGAAGGATATCTGGTTTCCTCATTTGCTGCATTAGAGTTTTATTCAGGCCCTGGAAGTGGCAGAATGCTGTTGGAATTGCAGTAAATTTAATTCTGATATCAGCCAGCCTTTCGTCTACCATCAAGTTTTATCACTCCAAGCAACAACCTTATAGTAATTCACAAAGAAAAACCATTGTTTCAGCTACGTATTCAAAAGAAAAAGCAGCAGAAAAATTAGATAGTTTGTTGACTATCTCAAAGATGCCTTTGGATGTGTTTTGTGGCAGGGGATGA